GCCCGCGCCGAACGGCAGACAGCTCAATGGCAAAACGCTTCCATAGCCGGTGAACGCCCATGGACATCAGGTCGTTCATCACATCGTAACGACTGGCAACAGAATGAAATACACCGGCCACAAGGCTTTCTTTCTGGTCAGGAGGCACTTCCCTGAAACCGAAATGCGTGCTGTCCTGATCCCGAACGTTTTGTTGAATCTGGTGGGTCTGGTGTCCACCGTTATTCTTATTGGACTCCGACGGTGGTTTCCCGCTGTCATGGTTGCTGGTCATCTACTCCCCCGACTCACAAAAACACACTACAACCTGCATGGTTGAATTGTGCGCCTGACACACAGTTTTACGAAGCAAACATGCGTACAAATGCGGAGTTTATTGTATATGAATCCCGCCGAGAGTGTAGAGAAATCTAATCGATCACATAAGTTTTACAACAGAGGCTTCCGGGTCACGGCTGGCACCGGCAGCATGAATCTGGCGCAGATAATCTTCCCAGTGGTTTTCCTGATTAACACAAAGGTCATGCAGGTAATCCCAGCTGAACAGGCCGCTGTTATGACCGTCATCAAAGGTCAGTTTAAGGGCATAGTTGCCCACCGCTTCAATACCTGTGATCACAACATGCTTTTTACCAGTCTGCAGTACCGGATTGCCATGTCCCAGAACTTCCGCCGAAGGGCTGAGAACACGCAGCAATTCGCAGGGTAATTTAAAACTCTGACCGTCGCTGTAGGTCAGCTCCAGCTCTTTGGAACGTTTATGCAGATTAATGGCGGATGGGATAGGCGTTGTCATTGGAGTGGTTGTCATTGAAGTCAGCTTCAAGCGTTCAGCAAATTAAAAGGATTGCTGCATAGCAACAGCAATCCTCTGGCATCATCACAGAATATAGCGACTCAGGTCTTCATCCTGAACCAGTTCACCCAGATGATCGTTGACATAAGCCTGATCAATCATCAGCGGCTTGTCAGAATGCTCCAGCGCCAGATCGGCCGCACTGTAGGAAATTTCTTCCAGCAGACGCTCCATCACGGTGTGCAAACGACGGGCACCAATGTTCTCGGTGTTTTCGTTAACCGCCCAGGCCACTTCGGCAATGCGGTTGATACCGGTCTGGTCAAACTCGATGTTGAGGTCTTCGGTTTTCATCAA
Above is a window of Endozoicomonas montiporae CL-33 DNA encoding:
- a CDS encoding gamma-butyrobetaine hydroxylase-like domain-containing protein, with the protein product MTTTPMTTPIPSAINLHKRSKELELTYSDGQSFKLPCELLRVLSPSAEVLGHGNPVLQTGKKHVVITGIEAVGNYALKLTFDDGHNSGLFSWDYLHDLCVNQENHWEDYLRQIHAAGASRDPEASVVKLM